In the genome of Dickeya fangzhongdai, one region contains:
- the typA gene encoding ribosome-dependent GTPase TypA, producing MIENLRNIAIIAHVDHGKTTLVDKLLQQSGTLGERNEATERVMDSNDLEKERGITILAKNTAINWNDYRINIVDTPGHADFGGEVERVMSMVDSVLLLVDAMDGPMPQTRFVTQKAFAYGLKPIVVINKVDRPGARPDWVVDQVFDLFVNLGATDEQLDFPIVYASALNGIAGLDHNDMAEDMTPLFEAIVKHVEAPNVDLNGPFQMQISQLDYNNYVGVIGIGRIKRGVVKPNQQVSIIDSEGKVRNGKVNQVLGHLGLQRIESTLAEAGDIIAITGLGELNISDTICDTSCVEALPALSVDEPTVTMYFCVNTSPFCGKEGKYVTSRQILDRLRKELVHNVALRVEETEDPDAFRVSGRGELHLSVLIENMRREGFELAVSRPKVIFRTIDGRRQEPFEQVTVDIEEQHQGSVMEALGLRKGEMRDMIPDGKGRVRLDYVIPSRGLIGFRTEFMTMTSGTGLLYSTFSHYDDIRPGEIGQRQNGVLISNGQGKAVAYALFSLQERGKLFLGHGAEVYEGQIIGIHTRSNDLTVNCLTGKKLTNMRASGTDEATVLVPPVKMSLEQALEFIDDDELVEVTPTSIRLRKRHLTENDRRRASRSAKEE from the coding sequence GTGATCGAAAATTTGCGTAACATCGCTATTATTGCGCACGTTGACCATGGAAAAACCACCCTGGTTGACAAGCTGCTGCAACAGTCCGGTACGTTGGGTGAGCGTAACGAAGCCACCGAACGTGTTATGGACTCCAATGATTTGGAAAAAGAGCGCGGAATTACCATCCTCGCCAAAAACACCGCCATCAACTGGAACGACTACCGCATCAATATCGTGGATACCCCGGGACACGCCGACTTCGGCGGCGAGGTAGAGCGAGTGATGTCCATGGTGGACTCTGTACTGCTGCTGGTAGACGCGATGGACGGTCCGATGCCGCAGACGCGTTTCGTGACCCAGAAAGCTTTTGCCTATGGCCTGAAGCCGATCGTTGTCATTAATAAGGTTGACCGCCCCGGCGCGCGTCCTGACTGGGTTGTCGATCAGGTCTTCGACCTGTTTGTGAACCTGGGCGCCACCGACGAGCAACTGGACTTCCCGATCGTTTATGCGTCCGCGCTGAACGGCATCGCCGGTCTGGATCATAACGACATGGCGGAAGACATGACTCCGCTGTTCGAAGCCATCGTGAAGCACGTTGAAGCGCCGAACGTTGACCTTAACGGTCCGTTCCAGATGCAGATCTCCCAGCTGGACTACAACAACTATGTTGGCGTTATCGGCATCGGCCGCATCAAACGCGGCGTGGTGAAACCGAACCAGCAGGTCAGCATCATCGACAGCGAAGGCAAAGTACGTAACGGTAAAGTAAACCAGGTGCTGGGCCACTTGGGCCTGCAGCGTATCGAAAGTACACTGGCTGAAGCTGGCGACATCATCGCGATCACCGGCCTGGGCGAGCTGAACATTTCCGACACCATCTGCGACACTTCCTGCGTGGAAGCGTTGCCGGCGCTGTCGGTGGATGAGCCGACCGTTACCATGTATTTCTGCGTTAACACCTCGCCGTTCTGCGGCAAGGAAGGCAAATACGTAACGTCCCGCCAGATTCTGGACCGCCTGCGCAAAGAGCTGGTGCACAACGTGGCTCTGCGTGTAGAAGAAACGGAAGACCCGGACGCGTTCCGCGTATCCGGTCGTGGTGAACTGCACCTGTCCGTTCTGATCGAGAACATGCGTCGTGAAGGTTTCGAACTGGCGGTATCCCGTCCGAAAGTTATCTTCCGCACCATTGACGGTCGCCGTCAGGAGCCGTTCGAGCAAGTAACCGTGGATATCGAAGAGCAGCATCAAGGCTCGGTGATGGAAGCGCTGGGTCTGCGCAAAGGCGAAATGCGTGACATGATTCCGGACGGCAAAGGTCGCGTACGTCTGGATTACGTGATTCCAAGCCGTGGTCTGATCGGCTTCCGTACCGAATTCATGACCATGACCTCCGGTACCGGTCTGCTGTACTCCACCTTCAGCCACTACGATGACATCCGTCCGGGTGAAATCGGCCAGCGTCAGAATGGCGTACTGATCTCCAACGGTCAGGGTAAAGCTGTCGCCTATGCGCTGTTCAGTCTGCAGGAGCGTGGCAAGCTGTTCCTGGGCCACGGCGCTGAAGTGTATGAAGGCCAGATCATCGGTATTCATACCCGTTCCAACGACCTGACGGTTAACTGCCTGACCGGTAAGAAGCTGACCAACATGCGCGCTTCCGGTACTGACGAAGCTACCGTACTGGTGCCGCCGGTGAAAATGTCGCTGGAGCAGGCTCTGGAGTTCATCGATGACGACGAACTGGTTGAAGTTACGCCGACCTCTATCCGTCTGCGTAAACGTCACCTGACGGAAAACGATCGTCGCCGCGCCAGCCGCAGCGCCAAGGAAGAATAA
- the glnA gene encoding glutamate--ammonia ligase, protein MSVEHVLTMLNEHEVKFVDLRFTDTKGKEQHVTIPAHQVDADFFEDGKMFDGSSIGGWKGINESDMVLMPDATTAVLDPFFEEPTLIIRCDILEPGTMQGYDRDPRSIAKRAEDFLRSSGIADTVLFGPEPEFFLFDDVRFGSNISGSHVAIDDIEGAWNSSTKYEGGNKGHRPAVKGGYFPVPPVDSAQDLRSAMCLTMEQMGLVVEAHHHEVATAGQNEVATRFNTMTKKADEIQIYKYVVHNVAHAFGKTATFMPKPMFGDNGSGMHCHMSLAKDGANLFSGDKYGGLSETALYYIGGVIKHAKAINALSNPTTNSYKRLVPGYEAPVMLAYSARNRSASIRIPVVSSPKARRIEVRFPDPAANPYLCFAALLMAGLDGIINKIHPGDAMDKNLYDLPPEEAKEIPTVAGSLEEALNALNADREFLTRGGVFTDDAIDAYIELRIAENDRVRMTPHPVEFELYYSV, encoded by the coding sequence ATGTCAGTAGAACACGTTTTGACGATGCTGAATGAACATGAGGTGAAGTTTGTTGACCTTCGCTTCACGGACACCAAAGGTAAAGAACAGCACGTCACCATTCCGGCCCACCAGGTTGATGCTGACTTCTTTGAAGACGGCAAAATGTTTGATGGTTCTTCGATTGGCGGCTGGAAAGGCATCAACGAATCCGACATGGTGTTAATGCCGGACGCGACTACTGCGGTTCTGGATCCGTTCTTCGAAGAACCGACCCTGATCATCCGTTGTGACATCCTGGAACCGGGTACCATGCAGGGCTACGACCGCGACCCGCGCTCCATCGCCAAGCGCGCAGAAGACTTCCTGCGTTCTTCCGGCATCGCCGACACCGTACTGTTCGGGCCTGAGCCGGAATTCTTCCTGTTCGACGACGTTCGTTTCGGCAGTAACATCTCCGGTTCTCATGTTGCTATCGACGACATCGAAGGCGCCTGGAACTCCAGCACCAAATACGAAGGCGGCAACAAAGGCCACCGTCCGGCAGTAAAAGGCGGTTACTTCCCGGTTCCGCCGGTAGATTCTGCGCAGGATCTGCGCTCCGCCATGTGTCTGACCATGGAGCAGATGGGTCTGGTGGTTGAAGCGCATCACCACGAAGTGGCAACCGCTGGTCAGAACGAAGTGGCAACCCGCTTCAACACCATGACCAAGAAAGCCGACGAAATCCAGATCTACAAATATGTCGTGCACAACGTGGCGCACGCCTTCGGCAAAACCGCAACCTTCATGCCGAAACCGATGTTCGGCGATAACGGCTCCGGTATGCACTGCCACATGTCTCTGGCCAAAGACGGCGCCAACCTGTTCTCCGGCGACAAATACGGCGGCCTGTCCGAAACCGCGCTGTACTACATCGGCGGCGTGATCAAACACGCTAAAGCCATCAACGCGCTGTCCAACCCGACCACCAACTCCTACAAGCGTCTGGTTCCGGGTTACGAAGCGCCGGTTATGCTGGCCTACTCTGCCCGTAACCGCTCTGCCTCTATCCGTATCCCGGTGGTGTCCAGCCCGAAAGCACGCCGTATCGAAGTGCGCTTCCCGGACCCAGCCGCCAACCCGTACCTGTGCTTCGCCGCACTGCTGATGGCCGGCCTGGACGGCATCATCAACAAGATTCACCCGGGCGATGCCATGGACAAGAACCTGTACGATCTGCCGCCGGAAGAAGCGAAAGAGATCCCGACCGTAGCCGGCTCTCTGGAAGAAGCGCTGAATGCCCTGAATGCAGACCGCGAGTTCCTGACCCGTGGCGGCGTATTCACCGACGACGCGATCGATGCTTACATCGAACTGCGTATCGCTGAAAACGACCGTGTTCGCATGACGCCGCACCCGGTTGAGTTCGAACTGTACTACAGCGTGTAA
- the dtd gene encoding D-aminoacyl-tRNA deacylase, translating to MIALIQRVSGASVTVEGAVIGEIDHGLLVLLGVEQGDDEQKAARLCEKVIGYRIFSDDNGKMNLNVQQAGGSLLVVSQFTLAADTQKGMRPSFSRGAAPAEADRLYQYFVGQCRERGLTTETGRFAADMKVSLVNDGPVTFWLQV from the coding sequence ATGATCGCATTAATTCAGCGGGTATCCGGCGCGAGTGTGACGGTAGAGGGCGCGGTAATCGGGGAAATCGATCATGGACTGCTGGTATTGCTGGGCGTAGAGCAAGGCGATGACGAGCAGAAAGCGGCTCGTTTATGCGAAAAGGTGATCGGCTATCGGATTTTCAGCGATGACAACGGCAAGATGAATCTGAACGTTCAGCAAGCCGGCGGCAGTTTGCTGGTGGTGTCGCAGTTTACGCTGGCGGCGGATACGCAAAAGGGCATGCGCCCCAGCTTTTCCCGCGGCGCGGCGCCCGCCGAAGCCGACCGGTTGTACCAGTATTTTGTCGGCCAGTGCCGTGAGCGCGGGCTAACGACTGAAACCGGTCGTTTTGCCGCGGACATGAAAGTATCTCTGGTAAATGATGGGCCTGTAACTTTCTGGTTGCAGGTCTAA
- the hemN gene encoding oxygen-independent coproporphyrinogen III oxidase has protein sequence MPEQTIDWDLSLIQKYNYSGPRYTSYPTALEFSDSYDNAAFAQAVARYPNRPLSLYLHIPFCHRLCYFCGCNKLVTRQLHKADEYLDRLALEIRQRAPLFAGRIVTQMHWGGGTPTFLNKTQISRLMGLLRQHFRFAEQAEMSLEVDPREIELDVLDHLRAEGFNRLSMGVQDFNKEVQRLVNREQDEAFIFALIERAKALGFASTNIDLIYGLPKQTPDSFAFTLQRVAELRPDRLSVFNYAHLPSLFAAQRKIKEADLPDAEQKLAILQQTIQSLTAAGYQFIGMDHFARPDDELAVAQREGKLHRNFQGYTTQGDTDLLGLGVSAISMIGDSYAQNQKELKLYYADVEQHGHALWRGLALTRDDCLRRDVIKALICHFQLEFTAIERAYDLSFGEYFREDLALLAPMAQDGLVDILPDRIQVTPKGRLLIRNICMCFDVYLRSKMRERQFSRVI, from the coding sequence ATGCCCGAACAAACCATAGACTGGGATTTATCCCTGATCCAGAAATACAATTATTCGGGACCGCGCTACACCTCCTATCCTACCGCGCTGGAATTCAGCGACAGTTACGACAACGCCGCGTTTGCTCAGGCGGTAGCCCGTTACCCTAACCGGCCGCTGTCGCTGTACCTGCATATCCCGTTCTGCCACCGTTTGTGCTACTTCTGCGGCTGCAATAAGCTGGTGACTCGTCAGTTGCACAAGGCGGATGAGTATCTTGACCGGCTGGCGCTGGAAATCCGTCAGCGCGCGCCCTTGTTTGCCGGCCGCATTGTCACTCAGATGCATTGGGGCGGCGGAACGCCGACCTTTCTGAACAAAACACAGATTAGCCGCCTGATGGGGTTGCTGCGCCAGCATTTCCGCTTTGCCGAACAAGCCGAGATGTCGCTGGAGGTGGACCCGCGGGAAATCGAACTGGATGTGCTCGATCATTTACGCGCCGAAGGGTTCAATCGCCTCAGTATGGGGGTGCAGGACTTCAATAAAGAGGTGCAGCGCCTGGTCAATCGCGAGCAGGATGAAGCCTTTATTTTTGCGCTGATCGAGCGGGCCAAAGCGCTGGGGTTCGCCTCCACCAACATCGACCTGATCTACGGTTTGCCAAAACAGACGCCGGACAGCTTTGCCTTTACCCTGCAGCGGGTGGCGGAGCTGCGCCCGGACCGCCTTAGCGTATTCAACTATGCGCATTTACCCAGTCTGTTTGCCGCCCAGCGCAAGATCAAAGAGGCCGATCTGCCGGATGCGGAGCAAAAACTGGCGATCTTGCAGCAGACCATTCAAAGCCTGACTGCGGCGGGCTATCAGTTCATCGGGATGGATCATTTCGCCCGGCCGGATGACGAGCTGGCGGTGGCGCAACGCGAAGGAAAACTGCATCGCAATTTCCAGGGGTACACCACCCAGGGCGATACCGATTTATTGGGGCTGGGGGTATCCGCCATCAGCATGATTGGCGACAGCTACGCCCAGAACCAGAAAGAACTGAAGCTGTACTACGCTGACGTCGAACAGCATGGTCACGCATTGTGGCGCGGTTTGGCCCTGACCCGTGATGATTGTCTGCGCCGTGACGTAATCAAGGCGCTGATTTGTCATTTTCAACTGGAGTTCACCGCGATTGAGCGGGCGTATGATCTGTCGTTTGGCGAATATTTCCGCGAGGACCTGGCGTTGCTGGCGCCGATGGCGCAGGACGGGCTGGTGGATATTCTGCCGGATCGTATCCAGGTGACGCCCAAAGGGCGTCTGTTGATCCGCAATATCTGCATGTGTTTTGACGTGTATCTGCGCAGCAAGATGCGTGAACGTCAGTTCTCTCGGGTTATCTGA
- the glnG gene encoding nitrogen regulation protein NR(I) has product MQRGIVWIVDDDSSIRWVLERALTGAGLTCATFDNGTQALNALTTQTPDVLLSDIRMPGMDGLALLQQIKQRHPMLPVIIMTAHSDLDAAVSAYQQGAFDYLPKPFDIDEAVALVERAISHYMEQQQPVRSQPISGPTTDIIGEAPAMQDVFRIIGRLSRSSISVLINGESGTGKELVAHALHRHSPRAKAPFIALNMAAIPKDLIESELFGHEKGAFTGANQIRQGRFEQADGGTLFLDEIGDMPLDVQTRLLRVLADGQFYRVGGYAAVKVDVRIIAATHQNLELRVQEGKFREDLFHRLNVIRVHLPPLRERREDIPRLARYFLQATARELGVEPKNLHPETEAALTRLPWPGNVRQLENTCRWLTVMAAGQEVLIQDLPPELFETTAPDATVHVMPDSWATLLAQWADRALRSGHQNLLAEAQPEMERTLLTTALRHTQGHKQEAARLLGWGRNTLTRKLKELGME; this is encoded by the coding sequence ATGCAACGAGGGATAGTCTGGATTGTCGATGACGATAGCTCCATCCGTTGGGTGCTTGAACGTGCGCTTACCGGGGCGGGCTTAACCTGCGCAACCTTTGACAACGGCACTCAGGCGTTAAATGCGCTGACCACCCAAACACCGGATGTACTGCTGTCGGATATCCGCATGCCCGGCATGGACGGATTGGCGTTGCTGCAACAGATTAAACAGCGCCACCCGATGCTGCCGGTCATCATCATGACTGCCCATTCCGATTTGGACGCAGCGGTCAGCGCCTATCAACAAGGGGCGTTCGATTATCTGCCCAAGCCGTTTGATATCGACGAAGCGGTGGCGCTGGTTGAGCGCGCCATCAGCCATTACATGGAACAGCAACAACCGGTGCGCAGTCAGCCGATTAGCGGGCCGACCACCGACATCATCGGCGAAGCGCCGGCCATGCAGGACGTGTTCAGGATTATCGGCCGGCTTTCCCGTTCATCGATCAGCGTGCTGATCAATGGCGAATCCGGCACCGGTAAAGAACTGGTCGCCCATGCGCTTCACCGCCATAGCCCACGCGCCAAAGCGCCGTTTATCGCGCTGAACATGGCGGCCATTCCCAAGGATCTGATCGAATCGGAATTGTTCGGTCATGAGAAAGGCGCATTTACCGGCGCCAATCAGATTCGGCAAGGCCGTTTCGAACAGGCTGACGGCGGCACGCTGTTTCTCGATGAAATCGGCGATATGCCGCTGGATGTGCAAACCCGCCTGCTGCGCGTGCTGGCCGATGGTCAGTTCTATCGCGTCGGCGGCTATGCGGCAGTGAAGGTGGACGTGCGTATCATCGCCGCCACCCATCAGAATCTGGAATTACGGGTTCAGGAAGGCAAATTCCGCGAAGACCTGTTCCACCGTCTGAACGTAATTCGCGTCCATTTGCCGCCGCTGCGCGAGCGCCGGGAAGATATTCCGCGTCTGGCGCGCTACTTCCTGCAGGCGACCGCCAGGGAGCTGGGTGTGGAGCCGAAAAATCTGCATCCGGAAACCGAAGCGGCGCTCACCCGTCTGCCCTGGCCGGGCAACGTGCGTCAGCTGGAAAATACCTGCCGCTGGCTGACCGTAATGGCCGCCGGACAGGAAGTCCTGATTCAGGATCTGCCGCCGGAACTGTTTGAAACCACCGCGCCGGACGCCACCGTGCATGTCATGCCCGACAGCTGGGCTACGCTGCTGGCGCAATGGGCCGATCGGGCGCTGCGTTCCGGTCATCAAAACCTGCTGGCCGAGGCGCAACCGGAAATGGAACGCACGCTGCTGACAACGGCATTGCGCCACACGCAGGGGCACAAACAGGAAGCGGCAAGGCTGCTCGGCTGGGGGAGAAATACCCTGACGCGCAAACTCAAGGAACTGGGCATGGAGTAA
- a CDS encoding YshB family small membrane protein yields the protein MLESIFSAVTHGAEISSAVGHSSQTAIAAVLCAALINFFS from the coding sequence ATGCTGGAATCCATTTTTTCTGCCGTGACGCACGGCGCTGAAATCAGCAGTGCGGTGGGTCACTCATCGCAAACTGCGATTGCAGCCGTGTTGTGCGCGGCACTGATCAATTTCTTCAGCTAA
- the yihX gene encoding glucose-1-phosphatase, translating to MLYIFDLGNVVIDIDFNRVLGVWSNLSGAPLATLRERFVLGHTFEQHERGEISDEEFASRLSHELGMTLSFEQFSTGWQAIFIGVRKDVIDIMHRLRQEGHRVVILSNTNRLHCQFWPDEYPEVQQAVDRLYLSQDIGQRKPEATIYHHVLREEGVDAHDALFFDDNAANVDAANALGIRSILVSDRQVVPDFFASQVFKQES from the coding sequence ATGCTGTATATCTTTGATTTGGGTAATGTGGTTATAGATATTGATTTCAATCGTGTTTTGGGGGTGTGGAGCAATCTGAGCGGCGCGCCGCTGGCGACCCTGCGTGAACGTTTTGTTCTGGGACATACCTTTGAACAACATGAGCGCGGTGAAATCAGCGATGAGGAATTTGCGTCGCGCTTGAGTCATGAGCTGGGAATGACGCTCAGTTTTGAGCAGTTCTCGACCGGTTGGCAGGCAATTTTCATAGGTGTACGCAAAGATGTGATCGATATCATGCATCGTTTGCGGCAGGAAGGGCATCGCGTGGTAATACTCTCCAATACCAATCGCTTGCACTGTCAATTCTGGCCGGACGAATACCCGGAGGTTCAGCAAGCCGTGGACCGGCTTTATCTGTCGCAGGATATCGGCCAGCGTAAACCGGAGGCGACGATTTACCACCATGTTCTGCGTGAAGAAGGCGTTGACGCCCATGACGCGCTCTTTTTTGACGACAATGCCGCCAATGTGGACGCGGCGAATGCATTAGGCATCCGCTCCATTCTGGTTAGCGATCGGCAGGTCGTGCCGGATTTTTTTGCCAGCCAGGTTTTTAAGCAGGAGTCGTAA
- the yihI gene encoding Der GTPase-activating protein YihI codes for MKQPSKGAGRKAPAPKIKRKSREQLDLEARERKRQKKHRGHVAGSRTQPSGDRQQNSASDKLKDPRIGSKKPVSLLPEGAVVAVKAPVAAKEKPARLSPQEELEMLENDPRLDELLDRLEKGETLPAKEQSWLDETLDRIDILMEQLGISLDDDEEDEEQEEDMLQLLRRNNPKDGY; via the coding sequence ATGAAACAACCATCAAAAGGGGCGGGACGCAAAGCCCCCGCACCGAAGATCAAAAGAAAAAGCCGTGAGCAGTTGGATCTGGAAGCTCGCGAACGCAAACGTCAGAAAAAGCACCGTGGTCATGTTGCGGGAAGCCGTACCCAGCCGTCCGGCGACCGCCAGCAAAACTCCGCTTCCGACAAGCTGAAAGACCCGCGCATTGGCAGCAAAAAACCGGTGTCGTTGCTGCCGGAAGGTGCGGTCGTAGCGGTGAAAGCGCCTGTGGCGGCGAAAGAGAAACCCGCTCGCCTGTCGCCGCAGGAAGAGCTGGAAATGCTGGAAAATGATCCGCGCCTTGATGAATTGCTGGACAGACTGGAGAAAGGCGAAACGCTGCCGGCCAAAGAACAGTCCTGGCTGGATGAGACGTTGGATCGTATCGATATTCTGATGGAGCAATTGGGCATCAGTCTGGACGATGACGAGGAAGACGAAGAGCAGGAAGAGGATATGCTGCAACTGCTCCGTCGCAATAATCCGAAAGACGGCTATTGA
- the fabY gene encoding fatty acid biosynthesis protein FabY: MYYLRVPESAEELDAYYQFRWEMLRKPLHQPLGSERDAYDALAHHQTIVDGHGKLVAVGRLSINADNEASIRFLAVHPDVQRKGLGTLMAMALESVARQEGVKRVVCSAREDAMAFFSRLGFVNQGEITTPMTTPVRHFLMIKPVATLDDILHRPDWCGQLQQAWYNHIPLSEKMGVRISQYTGQKFITTMPEAGNQNPHHTLFAGSMFSLATLTGWGLIWLLLRERQLGGTIILADAHIRYSTPVTGRPSAVADLGSLSGDLDRLARGRKARVQLQVELFGNDKKGAVFEGVYIVLPPDPNELLEQGGSAIR; the protein is encoded by the coding sequence ATGTATTACCTGAGAGTGCCTGAAAGCGCCGAAGAGCTGGATGCTTATTACCAGTTCCGCTGGGAAATGTTGCGTAAACCGCTGCATCAGCCGCTCGGTTCCGAACGGGATGCCTATGATGCGCTGGCGCACCATCAAACCATTGTCGATGGGCACGGCAAGCTGGTCGCGGTGGGTCGTCTCTCTATTAATGCTGATAATGAAGCCTCGATCCGCTTTCTGGCGGTGCATCCCGACGTACAGCGCAAGGGCCTGGGAACGCTAATGGCGATGGCGCTGGAGTCGGTCGCGCGCCAGGAAGGGGTGAAACGAGTGGTGTGCAGCGCTCGCGAGGATGCAATGGCGTTCTTTTCCCGCCTTGGCTTTGTCAATCAGGGGGAAATCACCACGCCGATGACCACGCCGGTGCGCCACTTTTTGATGATTAAACCGGTGGCGACGCTGGATGATATTCTGCATCGCCCGGACTGGTGTGGGCAGTTGCAACAGGCGTGGTACAACCACATTCCTCTCAGCGAAAAAATGGGTGTGCGCATCAGTCAGTACACCGGGCAGAAATTTATTACCACTATGCCGGAGGCGGGGAACCAGAACCCGCATCATACTCTGTTCGCCGGCAGCATGTTCTCGCTGGCGACGCTTACCGGGTGGGGATTGATCTGGTTGCTGCTGCGTGAGCGGCAGCTGGGCGGCACCATTATTCTGGCGGATGCGCATATCCGCTACAGCACGCCGGTGACCGGTCGCCCCAGCGCGGTGGCGGATTTAGGGTCGTTGAGCGGCGATCTGGATCGGCTGGCGCGCGGGCGCAAAGCGCGGGTGCAGTTGCAGGTGGAGCTGTTTGGCAATGATAAAAAAGGCGCGGTGTTTGAAGGTGTCTACATCGTGTTGCCTCCGGATCCGAATGAATTGCTGGAACAGGGCGGTTCTGCCATTCGCTAG
- the glnL gene encoding nitrogen regulation protein NR(II) has translation MATGTLPDAGQILNSLINSILLLDKDLAIHYSNPAAQQLLAQSSRKLSGTPLPELLGYFSLNLDLMRESLDSGQGFTDNEVTIVVDGRAHIMSLTAQRIQHDFILLEMAPMDNQRRLSQEQLQHAQQQAARDLVRGLAHEIKNPLGGLRGAAQLLSKALPDPALMEYTKVIIEQADRLRNLVDRLLGPQQPGLHVTQSIHQVAERVFQLVSMEKADNVTLVRDYDPSLPELMHDPDQIEQVLLNITRNAMQALGEEGGTITIRTRTAFQLTLHGVRYRLVARIDIEDDGPGVPAHLQDTLFYPMVSGREGGTGLGLSIARNLIDQHSGKIEFNSWPGHTEFSVYLPIRQ, from the coding sequence ATGGCAACAGGCACGCTGCCCGATGCTGGGCAGATCCTCAATTCTTTAATAAACAGCATCTTATTGCTTGATAAAGATCTGGCTATTCACTACTCCAACCCAGCGGCGCAACAACTTCTGGCCCAAAGCTCACGCAAACTGTCTGGAACGCCACTGCCGGAGCTGCTCGGTTACTTTTCGTTGAATCTCGACCTGATGCGGGAAAGTCTCGACTCGGGGCAAGGCTTTACCGATAACGAAGTCACCATCGTGGTGGATGGCCGGGCGCATATCATGTCGCTGACGGCACAGCGCATTCAGCACGATTTTATCCTGCTGGAAATGGCGCCGATGGACAACCAGCGCCGTCTCAGCCAGGAACAACTGCAACACGCCCAGCAACAAGCAGCGCGCGACCTGGTGCGCGGTCTGGCGCATGAAATCAAGAACCCGCTCGGCGGCTTGCGCGGCGCGGCGCAGTTACTGTCCAAAGCGCTGCCGGACCCGGCGCTGATGGAATACACCAAGGTCATTATCGAACAGGCCGATCGCCTGCGTAATCTGGTTGACCGTCTACTTGGCCCGCAACAGCCCGGCCTGCACGTCACGCAAAGCATTCATCAGGTGGCCGAACGGGTATTCCAGTTGGTATCGATGGAAAAAGCGGACAACGTGACGCTGGTGCGTGACTACGACCCCAGCTTGCCGGAACTGATGCACGACCCGGACCAGATAGAACAGGTACTGCTGAACATTACCCGCAATGCCATGCAGGCGCTGGGGGAAGAAGGCGGCACCATCACCATCCGCACCCGCACCGCGTTTCAGTTGACGCTGCATGGCGTGCGTTACCGTCTGGTCGCCCGTATCGATATTGAAGACGATGGTCCCGGCGTGCCTGCTCATCTGCAGGATACGCTGTTTTATCCCATGGTGAGCGGCCGCGAAGGCGGCACCGGGCTGGGCTTGTCGATTGCCCGCAACCTTATCGATCAACATTCCGGAAAAATTGAATTTAACAGTTGGCCAGGTCATACCGAATTCTCGGTTTATCTGCCCATTCGCCAGTGA
- the yihA gene encoding ribosome biogenesis GTP-binding protein YihA/YsxC, translated as MTQQYNYHVTHFVTSAPDIRHLPADSGIEVAFAGRSNAGKSSALNTLTNQKSLARTSKTPGRTQLINLFEVADGVRLVDLPGYGYAEVPEEMKRKWQRALGEYLQKRNCLKGLVVLMDIRHPLKDLDQQMLEWAVNVGLPVLVLLTKADKLAQGARKSQLNMVREAVLPFMGDIQVEAFSSLKKTGVDKLRQKLDSWFSTLPSAELQSQPESDQ; from the coding sequence GTGACCCAACAATACAACTACCATGTGACCCATTTCGTCACCAGCGCGCCGGACATTCGTCATCTTCCTGCCGACAGCGGTATTGAAGTCGCTTTTGCCGGCCGCTCTAACGCGGGCAAATCCAGCGCGCTCAATACGCTGACCAACCAGAAAAGTCTGGCCCGCACCAGTAAGACACCGGGCCGGACCCAGCTTATCAACCTGTTTGAAGTAGCCGATGGCGTACGTCTGGTCGACTTGCCTGGTTATGGTTACGCCGAAGTGCCGGAAGAGATGAAACGCAAATGGCAGCGTGCCCTTGGCGAATACCTGCAAAAACGTAACTGCCTGAAAGGGCTGGTGGTACTGATGGATATCCGTCACCCGCTTAAGGACCTGGACCAGCAGATGCTGGAGTGGGCCGTTAATGTCGGCTTACCGGTGCTGGTACTGCTGACCAAAGCCGACAAGCTGGCTCAGGGTGCCCGCAAATCCCAGTTGAACATGGTGCGGGAAGCAGTGTTGCCGTTCATGGGGGATATTCAGGTTGAAGCGTTTTCTTCGCTGAAAAAAACCGGTGTAGATAAATTACGTCAGAAATTAGATAGCTGGTTTAGTACGTTACCATCAGCAGAGTTGCAATCTCAGCCAGAATCCGACCAGTAA